From Paenibacillus sp. V4I7, one genomic window encodes:
- a CDS encoding SDR family oxidoreductase: MTTKTILITGAGSGFGKAAAIGMAKNGHNIIATVHVSSQVTPLREEATALGLTNLRVERLDLTDPYDIKQAQSWDFDVLWNNAGTGEAGPVWEIPVDLVRKNYEVNVFLPLTLTQGVVQKWVREGKRGKVVFTSSMGGLFTPANWGTYVSTKHALEAFAEAMQQELTQYGIKVQTINPGAYYTGYNETMADNPFRWLDDQVNFTKRADLRKGFDDFFATPEGKMDAQEMIDRMIDIVPADEGKFRNVVPQVVEDMLKDHQLAAWENRI, from the coding sequence ATGACCACTAAAACCATCCTCATCACCGGCGCTGGCTCGGGCTTCGGCAAGGCAGCGGCCATCGGCATGGCCAAGAATGGCCACAACATCATCGCCACCGTCCACGTATCCTCGCAGGTGACCCCTCTGCGCGAGGAAGCCACAGCCCTCGGCCTTACCAACCTGCGCGTCGAGCGGCTCGACCTGACCGACCCTTATGATATCAAGCAGGCGCAGTCCTGGGACTTCGACGTACTCTGGAACAATGCGGGCACGGGCGAAGCCGGCCCGGTCTGGGAAATCCCCGTCGATCTCGTCCGCAAGAATTACGAGGTCAACGTCTTCCTGCCACTGACCCTCACCCAGGGCGTTGTCCAGAAATGGGTGCGCGAGGGCAAGCGTGGCAAGGTCGTCTTCACTTCGTCCATGGGCGGCCTGTTCACCCCCGCCAACTGGGGCACCTATGTTTCGACCAAGCATGCGCTGGAGGCATTCGCCGAAGCCATGCAACAAGAGCTGACCCAGTATGGGATCAAGGTCCAGACCATCAATCCGGGCGCCTATTACACGGGTTATAACGAGACGATGGCAGACAATCCGTTCCGCTGGCTCGACGACCAGGTCAACTTCACAAAGCGCGCCGATCTGCGCAAAGGTTTCGACGATTTCTTCGCCACGCCTGAAGGCAAGATGGATGCGCAGGAGATGATCGATCGCATGATCGACATCGTCCCCGCCGACGAAGGCAAGTTCCGAAACGTCGTCCCCCAGGTGGTCGAGGACATGCTGAAGGACCATCAGCTCGCCGCTTGGGAAAACCGAATCTGA
- a CDS encoding heme-binding protein: MITADQARKIIAAGEARATEIGVPVNIAVLDAGVNLKAFGRMDGALLGSIDIALGKARTAALFGMPTEAIGEFSKPGGTSPGLEQTNGGLVVFAGGLPLLDTSGILIGAVGVSGGAVAQDLDIAQAAAAALGN; encoded by the coding sequence ATGATTACAGCAGATCAAGCCCGCAAGATCATCGCCGCCGGCGAGGCGCGGGCCACAGAAATAGGCGTTCCGGTCAATATTGCAGTCCTGGACGCTGGCGTGAACCTGAAGGCCTTTGGCCGGATGGACGGTGCCCTTCTGGGCTCCATCGACATCGCTCTCGGCAAGGCCCGGACAGCCGCGCTGTTCGGCATGCCCACCGAGGCTATCGGTGAATTTTCCAAACCCGGCGGCACCTCGCCCGGCCTGGAGCAGACCAATGGCGGTCTGGTGGTCTTCGCAGGAGGTCTCCCCCTGCTAGACACCAGCGGCATCCTGATCGGCGCAGTCGGCGTATCCGGTGGCGCAGTAGCTCAGGACCTCGACATCGCCCAAGCCGCGGCAGCGGCGCTCGGCAACTGA
- a CDS encoding LysR family transcriptional regulator has protein sequence MFRQLECYVQICKEGSFTKAAEVLMISQSNLSQQIRFLEREVGTPLFARVGRGVKITAAGEILYEKALFMMRLIEESKKETYELRNARTNNLLIGISPMAFFCLIPRFLEFHEQYPDITLNFTSAEDTSQQLLNSSIDIGITDKHEPNKEIHMMHLYKEEQALVVYADHPWADRTVISFHELEDLESALFVNDISLIEQLHKLSHKIAKSLQSKFKSTSTEILLFMVLHKMGVAILPAYLIESSLFGQQLKMIRLVDPTPVREIKLIFKKHHYNNPSVQTCIDFFLEQSKK, from the coding sequence GTGTTCAGGCAACTAGAATGTTACGTTCAAATTTGCAAAGAAGGAAGCTTTACTAAGGCTGCAGAAGTTTTAATGATCTCTCAATCTAATTTAAGTCAACAGATTCGATTTTTAGAGAGAGAAGTTGGAACTCCATTGTTCGCGAGAGTTGGTAGAGGGGTAAAGATTACAGCTGCTGGTGAAATACTTTACGAAAAAGCTCTTTTCATGATGAGGCTCATTGAAGAATCGAAGAAAGAAACTTACGAGTTACGCAATGCTCGAACAAATAATCTTTTAATAGGCATCTCGCCTATGGCCTTTTTTTGTTTAATACCCCGTTTTTTGGAATTCCATGAACAGTATCCTGATATCACATTAAATTTTACCAGTGCAGAGGATACATCACAGCAATTATTGAATAGTAGTATCGATATTGGCATTACCGACAAACATGAACCAAACAAAGAAATTCATATGATGCACCTATATAAAGAAGAACAAGCATTGGTCGTTTATGCGGATCACCCATGGGCAGATCGAACCGTTATTTCTTTTCACGAGCTAGAAGATTTAGAATCTGCCTTATTTGTTAATGATATAAGTTTAATCGAGCAACTTCATAAATTAAGCCATAAGATCGCCAAATCTTTGCAATCAAAGTTTAAGTCAACTTCCACGGAAATTCTTCTTTTTATGGTACTGCATAAGATGGGGGTAGCTATTTTACCTGCTTATTTAATTGAAAGCAGCCTTTTTGGTCAGCAATTAAAAATGATCCGACTCGTAGATCCAACGCCTGTTCGTGAGATCAAGCTTATTTTTAAAAAGCATCATTACAATAATCCTTCGGTTCAAACATGTATCGATTTCTTTTTAGAACAATCGAAAAAGTAA
- a CDS encoding SDR family oxidoreductase, with product MTTKTILITGAGSGFGKAAAIGMAKNGHNIIATVHVSSQVTPLREEAAALGLTNLRVERLDLTDPYDIKQAQSWDFDVLWNNAGMGEAGPVWEIPVDLVRKNYEVNVFLPLTLTQGVVQKWVREGKRGKVVFTSSMGGLFTPANWGTYVSTKHALEAFAEAMQQELTQYGIKVQTINPGAYYTGYNETMADNPFRWLDDQVNFTKRADLRKGFDDFFATPEGKMDAQEMIDRMIEIVPADEGKFRNVVPQVVEDMLKDHQLAAWENRI from the coding sequence ATGACCACTAAAACCATCCTCATCACCGGCGCTGGCTCGGGCTTCGGCAAGGCAGCAGCCATCGGCATGGCCAAGAATGGCCACAACATCATCGCCACCGTCCACGTATCCTCGCAGGTGACCCCGCTGCGCGAGGAAGCCGCAGCACTCGGCCTTACCAACCTGCGCGTCGAGCGGCTCGACCTGACCGACCCTTATGATATCAAACAGGCGCAGTCCTGGGACTTCGACGTACTCTGGAACAATGCGGGCATGGGCGAAGCCGGCCCGGTCTGGGAAATCCCCGTCGATCTCGTCCGCAAGAATTACGAGGTCAACGTCTTCCTGCCACTGACCCTCACCCAGGGTGTTGTCCAGAAATGGGTTCGCGAGGGCAAGCGTGGCAAGGTCGTCTTCACTTCGTCCATGGGCGGCCTGTTCACCCCCGCCAACTGGGGCACCTATGTTTCGACCAAGCATGCGCTGGAGGCATTCGCCGAAGCCATGCAACAAGAGCTGACCCAGTATGGGATCAAGGTCCAGACCATCAATCCGGGCGCCTATTACACGGGTTATAACGAGACGATGGCGGACAATCCGTTCCGCTGGCTCGACGACCAGGTCAACTTCACAAAGCGCGCCGATCTGCGCAAAGGTTTCGACGATTTCTTCGCCACGCCTGAAGGCAAGATGGATGCGCAGGAGATGATCGATCGCATGATCGAAATCGTCCCCGCCGACGAAGGTAAGTTCCGAAACGTCGTCCCCCAGGTGGTCGAGGACATGCTGAAGGACCATCAGCTCGCCGCCTGGGAAAACCGGATCTGA